AATGTTACCATTGACAACACAGCTGTAAATCCACTAGCACCATGTGGGAGGGAAACTTTTCGTCCAAAATATTGTATGTTCAAGGAAATATCATTTAACATTTTCAGGCCTTCTCTAAATCAAATTTCATAATTATTTGTTCAACTTTTCCTCGTGTGACTCATGAATGATTTGGTGCACGACGACCACCATGCATAGGATGTTTCCAGCTCGCATCAACGTCGTCTAAGTGGGTCAGACCACATGGTTAATAGCTGCATCTAGCTAATTTTTTGGTACTTGTAAAGATTTTGAAGCTATCATCTAGCAAACAAATGAGTTTGTGCTGCCAAATGGAACAAGCATCCATCATTCTAGGGAGCACGATATCTCACCAGAATCCATCTTAAAAAGACCTATAATGCTATCACTAGGAGATCATAAACAACTTAATTTATTCATACAAGTGTTTCTAGAATTTTGTTGGAAAACAGTCTGTTCAGGAGATTTATTATGTTCCATTTCGAACACAATCTCCTTCAACTCTTGAAAACATGATGACTCTTGACATTGGGCTTGTTTGACAATATGAAACATATTTCTTTTTTTGTTGGCGTACCTGATTAATTAAGGGGGTGCTATCAAATGAGAGACTAAAAGTGATAAGGTAATAACACAATCAAATATCAAAATGGTTGATTTTTAAGCACTATTTGGAACAAGGGTTCCTCTTTGGCTAAGATGCAGGAAGCGAACCTGATTTTGGTCCATAGAGACCTACTTGGAATAAAATTGGTGGCTTGTAGGTACTTATGTTCCCACCTTTCTGGCATTCACCTGGTCGATTACCGATATTCATTTGGAGGTAATTTGAACCAAAATCACAAATCAATATATACACCCTAGTCCACTTTGATGCTCTTATTAAAAAATTGCCCATGCGGATATTATACAAAAGGAAAACCTATATTTCTCTGCTCGTGTCATTAGGGCGTCTTTTTAACCAAAAGAACCAACTTTAATGGAATTAGACGGTCAAGATAGGTGGTTTTCCAAATCAACACATGTATACACAGACTTTGATTGGTTAGTAAGTTGGTTTAAACTGGTTTAAGAGGAAGAGAAGGTCACTATCCATTTTGGAGGTGGAGTTATATGGTTGTATGCATATGGTAGATCAAAGCATGGGAAAAACATTGATACTGTGCGACTGGATATATAACATGCATGTATTACAAGAACATAAAGGAAAATAATTCAACCACATAAGAACCAAGGAACAAGTATTACCAATGATTTGATGACAAACTGTTTTTGTTAACGACCGCTACACTTTATAATTTTCATTGGCATAAACCTAAGATAATCAATCATTTCCTCTAGAAACCTCTATATAGAGTTTGCTTAAACCATACACTCCAACCAAGACTTTTAAGTAAAGTAGAATGAATGGGAACATGCAGACATATATAAAACATAACTCATCTAATGTATAAACTAATTCATGGAGGAttgtgatttgttatttttctttttcatagtgGGAATATTCACTTTTTTAAAGTTGAACTGTCTTGAAAAATAAGTAGCTAATATATCTTTCCTTTTAAAAGTTGCGATTTAAAGCTCGTGCATGCATACTTGTGAACATAAACGTCAAAATTGTATGAAAAAAGGTTTAACCTTAAATTTCAGTTGTGGAGTTATGTGGTTAGTTTTGTTTAGTGCAATAAGAAAAATATGCTAATTTAAACAATATGTTCGTAGAAGGATTTATAAAAAGTAAACAATGTGATTTATTTTGCAAATTGTAACAAGAATATTTACTAGGTCAACTAGTATATTGACAGTATAAGTTATAAATAAATATAAAATGTAATTAATTTGGCCAACTGCAATAGATAAATCTACTAATTAAGATTATATTTTGACCGAATGAGTCAAAAAAGTTCACATAATATGACATTTGCCAAGTGGATAAACAGACACAAAAGTTGTAATTCTAAATTGATAAAATGAGCAATATAAATAAGAAAATATGGTTAATATTGCTAAGTGTAACATATTTTGTTTCACTACTTACTCCTATTTTGTGCTGATTGTCCAAGTTATAATGAAGTATTTTTTTGGCAAGTGTGCACCAATGTCCCCATGCATTGGATCAACCACACCTCATACCCACTACCGCCCCACATAACAAGTACTCTAGAAAGACCAAATTTATTCATTATCTCATTTCTAGGGTGTGTAGGACAAAAAAAATTGGAAatatgaagaggaagaggaaatGAGGAGGAAGAGCTCCATCTCACAAAACCCATGCTAGGGTGTGGTGTCTCTACTGCCTGACACCTCCTGAGCTCCATCCCAAAATGTTGCTTCTGCGATCAAAGTGAGACTACTAAAATCTCATTTTTACTACCATTACTCGTCCATGGTGGCATCTAACTTATGTACTCCTTGAATCTTTCCTAACATGTTTGGTAATCGGGTGAGATGATTAAATACAACTTCGAAGACTCTTATTGTGGCCGGATTGCGATCTCACTTTGGCTATGGAGGAACAACATCTTTTTTCATAAGAGGAAAATTAATCTCAAATGTGAATTATATATTCATGTAAATTTTAGCTCCGTACTTGGTGTACAATTCAACCCATGGCGGTGGTACCCCGTCAAAGACCTGTTTACAAGGAATGTGGGGTCAGCCTAGTCCTCACATCATGGTGTCTTGAGTGTTCTCTTCTAGACAGTTTGCTTTCCTCTTACTTGTTGTTGGCACATTATGCTTTTGCTGGGTTTGTCTTTTTGGTTTTGTAGTACTCCCTTCGGTCCTTTTTGCTCCGCATGTAAGATTTGTCTgaagtttgaccaactttataggaAAAATATTAATATTCATAATATGAAACTAATATTATTAGATGTGTCATGAATTTAATTTTCATACATTATAACTTTAGAATTGTCTACGTTGATACATTTTATATATAAATAGGATCAAGCTTTACGTAGTTGATTTcagacaaatcttatatgcagagtaaaaaggaCCCGATGGAGTAAGTTGGTTGTATACATTTTAGATGATAGGCTAGGTGAGCACCCATTTATGACAAGTTATACGGATACCAGTGTAAGAACCCATCAATAAAAGCCATCTTTTTTTTAAAGATGGATGTTATGCTACTATGAGTCATGCATGACGATAAATAAGATGAtttatgatactaatctatgatattATGCACTATGAATGTAATATTATAGACTAGtaccatatgcatgatactaaTGTATAATACTCCCCACTTTAAGGAACATACTAATGTTGATACTCCCTAATAACTTCTTGACACTGATGCACTGCTTCTTGATATCTCCTgcattttattttaatttttcgCTTCTTGACATCGATGCTTTGATAATATGTAAATCTTTGCATGGCCGCAAATAAAGAGAAGGCAAGGCAACTCGGCGTATGCGGCCTAGCTGACCCGCCGCTGCATGGCATGGCCACGGAGTAATGCTACACGTACAAACAAGTTACATGGTTTTATAAAAAGGGTTAATTTGATTGCATGCCACGTGAGAAGAGAGGGGTCGCGAATCTGCAGCGCGTGGGAGAGCCTGTCGCCTCCGCCGCGCCTTCTGCTCCCTGCCTCCCCGCCACCCAAACGGGTCGCTGTTCCTCTTCCTTCAGTTCTGTTGGATCCGCACTGCGCACACAATCCCTCCTTCAGTACTTCATTTCGAAGCTCCACTGAGTGAACACACCCGATTGCCCGATACCCGCGATGGAGTTGGCGGGCGAGTTCTTCAGGCTCGCTCCGGGAACAGAGGAGACACAGCTACGGCAAGGATCGGCAGCTCAATCAGCTAGCTAACTCAAGCATTTAATGCGGATGTACTTTGTATAATCCTCCCCACGCCCAGTGTTTTGTTGTACCGGCCCCACATGTGCCCGCCGTGGCCCGGGCCTGTGCGCCGCGGCATGTATATATAGCCGGCGCATGGCGCGAAGGCAGCACACAGCTCGCCGCTGATCGCACAGCGCAGAGCTCGATCGAGGTGCAACACTCTGCTAGATTACATCACATAGCTAGCTTGGTTTAGCTGCTGTCACCCACGGAAACTactagtactagctagctaggtaCTGTAGCTACGTGATCCTGGTCATGGCGTTAGTGCGGGAGCCGATGGTGATGTACGACGGCGGCTTCGACGCCGAAGCATCCGCGTTCGACGCGCTCAGCTACGGCGACCACGACGCGCTGCTCGGAGGCGTCGACGCGGCGGCGCTCTTCGGGGGCTACGCCTACGCCCACGACGAGCCAGCCGGCGCCGCCAGCGCCTACGTGCGGAACAGCGCGAGCTGGGCGAGCGCGGGGCCTTCCGTGCTCTCGTTCGACCACGCCGCGCGGGGCCACGAGGCCCAGGCGGTCGCGGAGGAGGTGCCCGACTGCGACGCGTGGATGGACGACATGGACGTAGATCAGGGCCATCAGCACGCGGCGCCGGCGTCGACCATAGGGTTCGACCCGGCCACGGGGTGCTTCAGCCTGACTCAGAGCTCCGTCGGCGCTCGGCGGCCGTTCGGGCTCCTGTTCCCGAGCACGTCCAACGGCTCGCGCGATGCCGCGGCACCGGCGCGCGGTTCCTCGAAGCGATCGTACGCGGCGCGCCTGCAGGACCAGGACGCGGAGCCGCGGGCCACCAAGAAGCCGTGCGGTGCGAGCAGGAAGACGAGCAAGGCGAAGCCGGCGGCGCCTACCACCACCTCGCCCAAGGGGGACACGCAAAGCCTCACCGCAAAGGTAAATTCTGCACCGAATCTTTGTACTGCTCGAATTCATTATCATTGCGTTTCCTTGGGGATTTCGGAGGATCTGAACGTACCGTTCCGTGTTGCAGAACCGGCGGGAGAAGATCAGCGAACGGCTCCGGACACTGCAGGAGCTGGTTCCCAACGGTACCAAGGTCGACATGGTCACCATGCTCGAGAAGGCATTCAGCTACGTCAAGTTCCTGCAGCTGCAAGTCAAAGTGCTGGCGACGGACGAGTTCTGGCCGGCGCAAGGGAGAAGGGCGCCGGAGATCTAGGCGCTGGACGCCATCTTGTCGTCGCGGAGGGGGCAACTGAACTGAACTGCTTAGCTAGCCTCCGTGGTAAACGTACAAGGATATGGTAGAGATTAATCAGTAACGAACCACCTCGTTCGAAGATAAATAAGGAGGCGTATGCAAATGTAGGTCCTCTGGTTTACTCTCGCCACTATGTACCCTATTACAGGTGACCTAGGTTGCGTTATATCTTATATGTACGTACTTGATCTGATGCAGTGATTTAGAGGGAGAGAGGTTTAACATTTTGTTAATCCTATGCTTTTTTTTGTAAAATTTAGGTTCATTATATTCTTTCTATAGTTAAATAAATAGAACCCCAATAGCGAGCGAACATTCACTGTGGGGTTTGGCAATTGCGAACGTTTTCCATGGCAAATTCTTCAAAAGCACATGGCAATTTCAAGCCCAACGTTGAAACTGGATTTGAATTTACATGACATGATAGACTAATGTTTGAACCAAACTACCAAtgtgatgaacttttttcagaaAAATGCATGCCTTTATAAAAGGATGTTTTCAATTAGGGAATACCACGAGTGCGCTAATTACTCGTGCAGGATATGACAACTACACAAAAAAGCCTAAGCAACTATTGTTTCTCTTTACGGGGAGGGACGGGGGTTGCAAATATTGTTGTCTCACCCGCACACATCTTCAAGCTTTATACTACTACTTGTATTGTATGAGCCATGAGGTAAGATAATGGAAACTCTAACCGAACCCTCGAAAGATATCCCTTCAAATTGCTTGTCAAATCTTATCTCCTCAAATATGAGTTAAAAATGTGTAGAGCTAACCGAACACTCAAATTTAATTTCTCAAATCCAAATTGAGCACAATCATAacattcaaaattcaaatttgaaactAGATTAAGAACACATAATGCATAATTTTACATACTAGTTCATAACAGAACATCATATTTCAAAAAACTAGAAAACATTAAGCACAAAACTAAAGCTAAGCAAAGCTAAATTTAAGCTAAAACAAGCACAAATCGCAGGCGGAGAGCTGCGCCTCAACGGCATAgcgctcctcctccttctactGGTGGAAGGACAACACGTTGATGCTGCCATGCACCGCCCCCTAACATGGGGCTCCTCATCCTtcccccctcctcttcctctgacGACAACGATTTGGTGGCAGCATGGGGtttctcctcctccacctcctccatcTCGCCGTTGACTTCTGGCACGACGACCGACCAAAGATGTTAGCAGAAGTAGGCAAAGCGATGTGTGGAGAGCAGCCTCGCCATGTGGAATAGGGCGGCAACGACGATGAATCGAGCGGCGACATTAGGATGATGGTGGTGGCGAATCGGGCGGCAACGGTGATTTCGGGCCCAATTCTGACGACTTTTGGGGAAAATGGGCGACGACTCGAAATATCTAGGGTTTAAGTGAGGCGCCGGTGGGAATTTATAGCCGCAGGAGGTCAATCGGGTGACGCGCCGACTGGTATGCCATTTTTTTCCAATGAGAAGAGCTAGCATCAGATTTTAAGAGAATGAATGTTTCCTGCTGAAATTTGAGAAGGAAAGGAACCTTTTGAGGCTTATCTCCTAAAAAATTGCCAATATGAGGAAATAAGGATTATTGAGGGTTCGGCTAGATCTGACCTAAGAACAAGAACCCCACACCATGTGTACCATTATTCCACACTTTCTGCAGCATGCACACAAGGTAGGAGTAATAGTATATCACCGCTCAGTGAAAAAAAAACAGTATATCATTGCTTATCCATTTACCTTTTTCTAGGAATGGCCGTTACTTTCACTTTTCAGTCCACATATTAATACTGCATGCACTTGTTTATTACTTGCTCCCTCTTGCGCATAACATTAGTGTCAGTTGTCCCCTAGTATCAAGCTTGGGGCAGCGTTTGTACTCACCTAGAATTGGTTAGACACATGGATCATCAATGCTCCTTCTTAGTTGCACGTAAGTGGAACTAATATACTAGTGCTTAGTTGCTGACAGTCTATGTTATGATTAGCTTAGGAAGTAAGCATTAATCACAGTAATCAGGTAGCATTTCTTGCTGCAGCCCAAGTCTCAGAAAATGGTTTATTTGCATGGGGATCGGAGGCATAGCCAATAGTCCACAAACATTTGCTTTGTTTTTCCAAAAAGGTTTTTGCCCCTGATAGGGCCGGACGAGGCACTTGCTACTACTATTGGCCAAAATGAGGTTTGATGCTTTCCAACTAGAGTTTGGCCACAATGGGGCAGGAAAAGGCAGTCGTAGTTATCAAAGAGTGGTCCAGAACTATTGAGCAGAACTTGATCTCACACTTGTGGTTGGATAAGAGTCTTTTCCATTTTTGCCACACTTCGCCACGATAGAACCAAGACATCCTCTTCTATTTTTTTTTTTTCTGTTCTGTAAGACTGTTTGGCCATCTAACACAAATTAAAGCCACGACAGGCTAGAATAACTTACTTTGCTGCTGTTTGGTTCACCATTGGTGGAGCTATATCAGACGAGGATCACCGTGAGTCTGTGAGCTAGGAGAGGTGGAAAGAAGAGGGCCACCCGAGAGAGATACATCCCCGAATAAACAAAACATTACTCATGCATACTTACCCTAGCTAACTTTTGTTCGGTGATTTGGTCGTCGGTGTTACTGAATTTACCATTTACACTTAGATCATGAAGTCTATGTTGTTGAACACAAAAAATTATTTCATAGATTATTGTATTGCTTCAAGATGGTGCAACTACATGAGATTAACTCCAAGCTTTTGAACATACCATTTATAGGTTACACATCATTGCTGCTTTATCAGCACGTACAAGTAATTATCACTATGATATTTAACTATGCATGATGCCAGGCGAAGTTGTATTATATTTTCCTTGCAGCTAGGAGTGCTGATGAAATGATCACAGCGTATATGATTATCCTTAATTATGCCTGGTGGATCATCAGATGGAATCTTTCTGTCTATAAGCTTCTTCCAGCTGATGAAACTAAAGTGTCATTTGGCAACAGGTTCATCCGTTCATTATGCCCCATGGTAGAGACCAGTATGATGTATTATAGAGATGCCGGATAGGGCTATATCTTATAAATAATGTATGATAGTATGTGTTTTAGTGTTTTTAATGTGACATTTTTGGGGCATGCACTTCTGCTTTCCTAGGATATTGATGATTCCCCGCGGCCCATTCGAAGAAAAAATGATTTCCCCACAACAACAAAAAAGATACCGATGATTAATCTGATTATGTTAACTCTAATACTGCACGATGAAGTCGGTACCTCATCCTCTAGTAGACCAATGCACCAATACAATTACCATTGCAGCCAATGTTGACCTCACGTATGACTATCATGTGGTAATATATCTATGGTAGCCTAGCAAATTTTGACTTCTTATTGCACTTATATTATATAAACAAGTACTAGTTCTGCATCGGCCGCTATTTGCTTTGCGAACTTTGCTTCGGTACAAGACAAATTTATAAATTTCGATGCAGACTAAAGGAGAAGATAAGAAGTTGCCCCTTCAATTCAAAAGGGTAATATAGTCTTTTGCATCCAAATCCATCTATTCAATGCATTTAGTCTGCACGCTCATATGGTGATAGCCCTTTTACATAACTTTTAAGATTTGTGTAAATTTTTAAGGGGGTTGTACCAAAGCAAAATACTTTGCCTCCTACTTTAATGACCCAGTTGTAAATCTTAATGCATGTGGTGCAAATTAGTGGCAAATGGTTGTTTATCCCAAATCTCCCAACTCAACCAggatactctttccttacaaagAAAAAATAATGTAAGATACATTAGAAAACACCCTGCTATGCTCTACGGATGCTTGGCGCAAAATGAAACACATAGTACATTGATTTGTGCTGAATCTCTTCCCATTTTTTCTGAAACAGAGGCAAAAGCTTTACTTCATCGGTTAATTAAGCAGATGAGTGCTCAACTTTTCTTAGAGCTCCCACTCCCATAGGCAGTTAGTGCAACAGGTGGCAGCGAATTGCGTGGTCTAGCACGAGGGGGA
The sequence above is a segment of the Aegilops tauschii subsp. strangulata cultivar AL8/78 chromosome 6, Aet v6.0, whole genome shotgun sequence genome. Coding sequences within it:
- the LOC109732387 gene encoding uncharacterized protein codes for the protein MALVREPMVMYDGGFDAEASAFDALSYGDHDALLGGVDAAALFGGYAYAHDEPAGAASAYVRNSASWASAGPSVLSFDHAARGHEAQAVAEEVPDCDAWMDDMDVDQGHQHAAPASTIGFDPATGCFSLTQSSVGARRPFGLLFPSTSNGSRDAAAPARGSSKRSYAARLQDQDAEPRATKKPCGASRKTSKAKPAAPTTTSPKGDTQSLTAKNRREKISERLRTLQELVPNGTKVDMVTMLEKAFSYVKFLQLQVKVLATDEFWPAQGRRAPEI